The following coding sequences lie in one Microvirga sp. 17 mud 1-3 genomic window:
- the atpD gene encoding F0F1 ATP synthase subunit beta: MANTANTAGKPTGRITQVIGAVVDVQFDGHLPEILNALETDNQGNRLVLEVAQQLGENTVRCIAMDTSEGLVRGQPVLDTGAPISVPVGAATLGRIMNVIGEPVDEAGPIVGEGTRAIHQPAPTYAEQATEAQILVTGIKVVDLLAPYAKGGKIGLFGGAGVGKTVLIMELINNVAKAHGGYSVFAGVGERTREGNDLYHEMIESKVNVDPREAGSAAGSKCALVYGQMNEPPGARARVALTGLTVAENFRDQGQDVLFFVDNIFRFTQAGSEVSALLGRIPSAVGYQPTLATDMGALQERITTTTKGSITSVQAIYVPADDLTDPAPATSFAHLDATTVLSRSIAEKGIYPAVDPLDSTSRMLSAAIVGEEHYSVARQVQQVLQRYKSLQDIIAILGMDELSEEDKLTVARARKIERFLSQPFHVAEVFTGSPGKLVALEDTIKGFKGLVNGDYDHLPEAAFYMVGTIDEAIEKAQRLAAEAA, encoded by the coding sequence ATGGCCAATACCGCCAACACTGCCGGCAAGCCGACCGGACGCATCACCCAGGTCATCGGCGCCGTCGTCGACGTGCAGTTCGACGGTCACCTGCCCGAGATCCTGAACGCCCTCGAGACCGACAACCAGGGCAACCGCCTCGTGCTCGAAGTGGCGCAGCAGCTCGGCGAGAACACCGTCCGCTGCATCGCCATGGACACCTCCGAGGGTCTCGTGCGCGGCCAGCCGGTTCTCGACACGGGCGCCCCGATTTCGGTGCCGGTCGGCGCCGCTACCCTCGGCCGCATCATGAACGTGATCGGCGAGCCGGTGGACGAAGCCGGCCCGATCGTCGGCGAAGGCACTCGCGCCATCCACCAGCCCGCTCCTACCTATGCCGAGCAGGCGACCGAGGCGCAGATCCTCGTCACGGGCATCAAGGTCGTCGACCTTCTGGCTCCCTACGCCAAGGGCGGCAAGATCGGCCTCTTCGGCGGCGCCGGCGTCGGCAAGACCGTGCTGATCATGGAGCTCATCAACAACGTCGCGAAGGCGCACGGCGGCTATTCCGTGTTCGCCGGCGTCGGTGAGCGCACTCGTGAGGGCAACGACCTCTATCACGAGATGATCGAGTCGAAGGTGAACGTGGATCCGCGCGAGGCTGGTTCGGCCGCCGGTTCCAAGTGCGCCCTCGTCTACGGTCAGATGAACGAGCCTCCGGGCGCCCGCGCCCGCGTCGCGCTCACCGGCCTGACGGTTGCCGAGAATTTCCGCGACCAGGGCCAGGACGTGCTGTTCTTCGTGGACAACATCTTCCGCTTCACCCAGGCGGGCTCTGAGGTGTCGGCGCTTCTCGGCCGCATCCCCTCGGCGGTGGGCTATCAGCCGACGCTGGCCACCGACATGGGCGCCCTGCAGGAGCGCATCACCACCACGACCAAGGGCTCGATCACCTCGGTGCAGGCCATTTACGTGCCGGCCGACGACCTGACCGACCCGGCGCCCGCGACCTCGTTCGCCCACCTCGACGCCACGACCGTGCTGTCCCGCTCGATCGCCGAAAAGGGCATCTACCCGGCCGTGGACCCGCTCGACTCGACCTCGCGCATGCTCTCGGCCGCCATCGTCGGCGAGGAGCACTACAGCGTCGCCCGTCAGGTTCAGCAGGTTCTCCAGCGCTACAAGTCGCTGCAGGACATCATCGCGATCCTGGGCATGGACGAGCTCTCCGAAGAGGACAAGCTGACGGTGGCCCGCGCCCGCAAGATCGAGCGCTTCCTCTCGCAGCCCTTCCACGTGGCCGAAGTGTTCACCGGCTCGCCCGGCAAGCTCGTTGCCCTCGAAGACACCATCAAGGGCTTCAAGGGCCTGGTGAACGGCGACTACGACCACCTGCCCGAGGCTGCCTTCTACATGGTCGGCACCATCGATGAAGCCATCGAGAAGGCGCAGCGCCTCGCGGCCGAAGCGGCCTAA
- a CDS encoding F0F1 ATP synthase subunit gamma: MPSLKDLRNRIASVKATQKITKAMQMVAAAKLRRAQSAAEAARPYAERMAVVLGNLASGITVGPETPRLLAGTGSDQVHLLIVCTAERGLCGAFNSSIARLARDHANRLMAEGKTVKIICVGKKGYDILRRQFGQQIIDLIDLRSVRQIGFEQGEQIAQKVLGLFEQGEFDVATLFYSQFRSVISQIPTAQQIVPAQIEAGAGSSDAVYDYEPDEGEILTTLLPRNLTVQIFRALLENAASEQGARMSAMDNATRNAGEMIKKQTMTYNRSRQAMITKELIEIISGAEAL, encoded by the coding sequence ATGCCGAGCTTGAAAGACCTTCGTAACCGCATCGCCTCGGTCAAGGCGACGCAGAAGATCACCAAGGCCATGCAGATGGTGGCCGCCGCGAAGCTGCGCCGTGCGCAGAGTGCGGCGGAAGCCGCGCGTCCCTATGCGGAGCGCATGGCTGTGGTTCTCGGCAACCTCGCGTCCGGCATCACTGTCGGGCCCGAGACGCCGCGGCTCCTGGCCGGAACCGGTTCCGACCAGGTGCATCTCCTGATCGTCTGCACGGCCGAGCGCGGCCTGTGCGGCGCCTTCAACTCCTCCATCGCCCGGCTGGCGCGCGACCACGCCAACCGGCTCATGGCGGAGGGCAAGACCGTCAAGATCATCTGCGTCGGCAAGAAGGGCTACGACATTCTCCGTCGCCAGTTCGGCCAGCAGATCATCGACCTCATCGACCTCCGCTCCGTGCGCCAGATCGGGTTCGAGCAGGGCGAGCAGATCGCCCAGAAGGTGCTCGGCCTGTTCGAGCAGGGCGAGTTCGACGTGGCGACCCTGTTCTACTCGCAGTTCCGTTCGGTGATCTCCCAGATCCCCACGGCGCAGCAGATCGTTCCGGCGCAGATCGAGGCCGGCGCCGGCTCCTCCGACGCCGTCTACGATTACGAGCCCGACGAGGGCGAGATCCTGACGACGCTCCTGCCGCGGAATCTCACGGTGCAGATCTTCCGCGCGCTCCTGGAGAACGCCGCCTCCGAGCAGGGCGCCCGCATGAGCGCCATGGACAATGCGACCCGCAACGCGGGCGAGATGATCAAGAAGCAGACGATGACCTACAACCGGTCGCGTCAGGCGATGATCACCAAGGAACTGATCGAAATCATTTCGGGCGCCGAGGCGCTCTGA
- the lpdA gene encoding dihydrolipoyl dehydrogenase has translation MSYDLIVIGTGPGGYVCAIRAAQLGLKTAVVEKRKTHGGTCLNVGCIPSKALLHASHMFEDARDHFAHLGIGVNAPKLDLKQMQAFKQEGVDGNTKGVEFLLKKNKIDAFHGTARIAAAGQVEVTGEDGSNQILQTRNIVIATGSDVTRLPGIEIDEKTIVSSTGALELATVPKRLVVIGAGVIGLELGSVWRRLGSEVTVVEYLDRILPGMDGEVAKNFQRILSKQGFQFKLGAKVTKVEKGAKGATLTFEPAAGGAAETLEADVVLVAIGRVPYTQGLGLDELGVQKDNRGRIHTDAHFSTNVTGIYAIGDVIAGPMLAHKAEDEGVAVAEILAGKAGHVNYDVIPSVVYTSPEVASVGKTEEELKAAGIAYNVGKFPFTANGRAKVNRTTDGFVKILADAKTDKVLGVHIIGAEAGNLIHEAVIAMEFGGSSEDIARSCHAHPTLAEAVKEAALAVEKRAIHM, from the coding sequence ATGTCCTACGATCTCATCGTCATCGGTACCGGCCCGGGCGGCTATGTCTGCGCCATCCGCGCCGCGCAGCTCGGTCTCAAGACCGCGGTCGTCGAGAAGCGCAAGACCCACGGCGGCACCTGCCTCAATGTGGGCTGCATTCCCTCGAAGGCGCTGCTCCATGCTTCCCACATGTTCGAGGACGCGCGGGACCACTTCGCCCATCTCGGCATCGGCGTGAACGCGCCGAAGCTCGACCTCAAGCAGATGCAGGCCTTCAAGCAGGAAGGCGTCGACGGCAACACCAAGGGCGTGGAGTTCCTCCTCAAGAAGAACAAGATCGACGCTTTCCACGGCACCGCGCGCATCGCGGCTGCGGGCCAGGTGGAGGTAACGGGCGAGGACGGGTCCAACCAGATCCTCCAGACCCGGAACATCGTCATCGCGACGGGCTCCGACGTCACGCGTCTGCCCGGCATCGAGATTGACGAGAAGACGATCGTGTCCTCGACCGGGGCGCTCGAACTCGCAACCGTGCCGAAGCGCCTCGTGGTCATCGGCGCAGGCGTCATCGGCCTCGAGCTCGGTTCGGTGTGGCGCCGCCTCGGCTCCGAAGTGACGGTGGTGGAATATCTCGACCGCATCCTGCCCGGCATGGACGGCGAGGTCGCCAAGAACTTCCAGCGCATCCTCTCCAAGCAGGGCTTCCAGTTCAAGCTCGGCGCCAAGGTCACGAAGGTCGAGAAGGGCGCCAAGGGCGCGACGCTCACCTTCGAGCCGGCCGCCGGTGGCGCTGCCGAGACCCTCGAGGCTGACGTGGTGCTCGTCGCCATCGGCCGCGTGCCCTACACGCAGGGGCTGGGCCTCGACGAGCTCGGCGTGCAGAAGGACAATCGCGGCCGCATCCACACGGACGCGCATTTCTCCACCAATGTCACGGGCATCTATGCCATCGGCGACGTGATCGCCGGCCCCATGCTGGCCCACAAGGCGGAGGATGAGGGCGTGGCCGTGGCCGAGATCCTGGCCGGCAAGGCGGGCCACGTGAACTACGACGTGATCCCGAGCGTCGTCTACACCTCCCCGGAAGTTGCTTCCGTCGGCAAGACCGAGGAGGAATTGAAGGCGGCCGGCATCGCCTACAACGTGGGCAAGTTCCCGTTCACGGCCAATGGCCGCGCCAAGGTGAACCGCACCACGGACGGCTTCGTGAAGATCCTGGCGGACGCCAAGACCGACAAGGTGCTCGGCGTTCACATCATCGGCGCGGAAGCGGGCAACCTCATCCACGAGGCGGTGATCGCTATGGAGTTCGGCGGTTCGTCCGAGGACATCGCCCGCTCCTGCCATGCGCATCCGACCCTTGCGGAGGCCGTGAAGGAAGCGGCGCTCGCCGTCGAGAAGCGCGCGATCCACATGTAA
- the atpA gene encoding F0F1 ATP synthase subunit alpha, producing the protein MDIRAAEISAILKEQIKNFGTEAEVTEVGQVLSVGDGIARCYGLDKVQAGEMVEFESGVRGMALNLETDNVGVVIFGSDREIAEGQTVKRTGAIVDVPVGKGLLGRVVDALGNPIDGKGPIQATERRRVDVKAPGIIPRKSVHEPMATGLKAIDALIPVGRGQRELIIGDRQTGKTAVALDTILNQKPLNQGNDESQKLYCVYVAIGQKRSTVAQFVKVLEENGALEYSIVVAATASDPAPMQFLAPFSGCAMGEFFRDNGMHAVITYDDLSKQAVAYRQMSLLLRRPPGREAYPGDVFYLHSRLLERAAKLNDSQGAGSLTALPIIETQANDVSAYIPTNVISITDGQIFLETDLFYQGIRPAVNVGLSVSRVGSSAQTKAMKKVAGKIKGELAQYREMAAFAQFGSDLDATTQRLLNRGSRLTELLKQPQFSPLKMEEQVAVIYAGVNGYLDALPLNRVRAFEDGLLGTLRSKHADILESIRASKDLSSDTEAKLKDVVQAFAKSFS; encoded by the coding sequence ATGGACATTCGAGCCGCTGAGATCTCCGCGATCCTCAAAGAGCAGATCAAGAACTTCGGCACCGAGGCCGAGGTCACTGAAGTCGGTCAGGTCCTGTCCGTCGGCGACGGCATCGCCCGCTGCTACGGCCTGGACAAGGTTCAGGCCGGCGAGATGGTCGAATTCGAGAGCGGCGTGCGCGGCATGGCCCTCAACCTCGAAACCGACAATGTCGGCGTCGTGATCTTCGGCTCCGACCGCGAGATCGCCGAAGGCCAGACCGTGAAGCGCACCGGCGCCATCGTGGACGTGCCGGTCGGCAAGGGCCTCCTCGGCCGCGTCGTCGACGCCCTCGGCAACCCGATCGACGGCAAGGGCCCGATCCAGGCCACCGAGCGTCGCCGCGTGGACGTGAAGGCCCCGGGCATCATTCCGCGCAAGTCCGTGCACGAGCCCATGGCGACGGGCCTCAAGGCGATCGACGCCCTGATCCCGGTCGGCCGCGGCCAGCGCGAGCTCATCATCGGCGACCGCCAGACCGGCAAGACCGCCGTTGCTCTCGACACGATCCTGAACCAGAAGCCCCTGAACCAGGGCAACGACGAGTCGCAGAAGCTCTACTGCGTCTACGTGGCCATCGGCCAGAAGCGCTCGACCGTCGCTCAGTTCGTGAAGGTCCTGGAAGAGAACGGCGCACTGGAATACTCCATCGTCGTGGCGGCCACGGCCTCCGATCCGGCTCCGATGCAGTTCCTGGCGCCCTTCTCCGGCTGCGCCATGGGCGAGTTCTTCCGCGACAACGGCATGCACGCCGTGATCACCTATGACGACCTGTCCAAGCAGGCCGTCGCCTATCGCCAGATGTCGCTCCTGCTCCGCCGCCCGCCGGGCCGCGAGGCCTATCCGGGCGACGTGTTCTACCTGCACTCCCGCCTTCTGGAGCGCGCCGCGAAGCTCAACGATTCGCAGGGTGCCGGCTCGCTGACCGCTCTGCCGATCATCGAGACGCAGGCGAACGACGTGTCGGCCTATATCCCGACCAACGTGATCTCGATCACCGACGGTCAGATCTTCCTTGAGACGGACCTGTTCTACCAGGGCATCCGCCCGGCCGTGAACGTCGGCCTCTCGGTGTCGCGCGTGGGCTCCTCGGCCCAGACGAAGGCGATGAAGAAGGTCGCGGGCAAGATCAAGGGCGAGCTGGCCCAGTACCGTGAGATGGCGGCCTTCGCCCAGTTCGGCTCCGACCTCGACGCCACGACCCAGCGCCTGCTGAACCGCGGTTCGCGCCTGACCGAGCTCCTGAAGCAGCCGCAATTCTCGCCGCTGAAGATGGAAGAGCAGGTGGCGGTGATCTATGCCGGCGTGAACGGCTATCTCGATGCGCTGCCGCTGAACCGTGTCCGCGCCTTCGAGGACGGTCTGCTCGGCACGCTGCGCAGCAAGCATGCCGACATCCTGGAATCGATCCGCGCGAGCAAGGATCTGTCGAGCGACACCGAAGCGAAGCTCAAGGACGTCGTTCAGGCCTTCGCCAAGTCGTTCTCGTAA
- a CDS encoding histidine phosphatase family protein yields MPKIVHCIRHGQSTFNAHFAETGCDPMHPDAPLTELGRRQAAERALELRQHSYELVVTSPLTRAIQTTLGIFGEHPATPPILVECLHRESLESSCDVGRAPALLSQDFPHLAFDHLEEIWWHNVGEPDERGFVCEPAETLAERVRRFRGWLADRPESFIAVVGHGTFFYHLTGRQLQNCEVATLAL; encoded by the coding sequence ATGCCGAAGATCGTCCACTGCATCCGCCACGGCCAGTCCACCTTCAACGCCCATTTCGCCGAGACCGGCTGCGACCCGATGCATCCGGACGCGCCGCTGACGGAGCTGGGCCGCAGGCAGGCGGCCGAGCGGGCCCTGGAGCTGCGGCAGCATTCCTACGAACTCGTGGTGACCTCGCCCCTGACCCGGGCGATCCAGACGACCCTCGGGATCTTCGGAGAGCACCCGGCGACGCCGCCGATCCTCGTCGAGTGCCTGCACAGGGAATCTCTGGAGAGCAGCTGTGACGTGGGCCGGGCCCCGGCCCTCCTGTCGCAGGACTTCCCCCATCTTGCCTTCGACCACCTGGAGGAAATCTGGTGGCACAACGTGGGCGAGCCCGACGAGCGCGGCTTCGTCTGCGAGCCGGCCGAGACCCTCGCGGAGCGGGTCCGGCGGTTCCGCGGCTGGCTTGCGGACCGGCCCGAGAGCTTCATCGCGGTGGTCGGCCATGGAACGTTCTTCTATCACCTGACGGGGCGGCAATTGCAGAACTGCGAGGTCGCAACCCTCGCCCTGTAG
- a CDS encoding primosomal protein N', with translation MTNQVADVLIPLALDTAYSYAVPDGLTLQEGDVVQVPLGTREVAGVVWSLRPGSGANFKAVTGRIEAPSLSPNMRKFLDWVAWYTLAPKGSALAMGLKLVDGERPEAVRVGVRLVGTLPKRMTPARQRVVDVARDGLVRLKRDLAQEAGVSAGVLDGLIDEGTLETVTLLAEPAADIPDPDFRHNDLSEDQRAAADTLVATLAEDHAPVTLLEGVTGSGKTEVYFEAVAEAIRQGRQALILMPEIALTAQFLDRFAARFSVKPATWHSGVTGRKRERLYAGIASGDVKVVAGARSALFLPYAALGLIVVDEEHETAYKQEDGVHYHARDMAVVRGRIENAAVVLASATPSIESRVNVERGRYRHVQLPERFGGRQLPHIRAVDLRREQVPKGRWLSPALVAAMEENLGRGEQVLLFLNRRGYAPLTLCRACAHRYECPNCSAWLVEHRFRRALVCHHCGHVERTPQACIACGSIDSLVSCGPGVERIAEEVAELFPDRRGIVLSSDFPGGTERLRRELAAIAAGEFDIVIGTQLVAKGHNFPLMTLVGVLDADIGLTSGDPRAAERTFQLLQQVTGRAGRGEKPGRALVQTWQPDHPVIAALVSGDAERFYREETRVRELAGLPPFGRLASLIVSAAEREAAEAHARAMARIAEPPPGVAVLGPAEAPLALIRGRYRFRLLVKTEREVDLQGYLRAWMARCPKAKGNTRVTIDVDPQSFL, from the coding sequence ATGACGAACCAGGTCGCCGATGTCCTCATTCCGCTCGCGCTGGACACGGCCTACAGCTACGCGGTGCCCGATGGGCTGACCCTCCAGGAGGGGGACGTGGTGCAGGTGCCCCTCGGCACCCGCGAGGTGGCGGGTGTTGTCTGGAGCCTCCGGCCCGGCTCGGGTGCCAATTTCAAGGCCGTGACGGGGCGAATCGAGGCGCCGTCCCTGTCGCCGAACATGCGCAAATTCCTCGATTGGGTCGCCTGGTACACCCTCGCGCCCAAGGGCTCCGCCCTCGCCATGGGGCTCAAGCTCGTGGACGGGGAGCGGCCAGAGGCGGTCCGGGTCGGCGTGCGCCTTGTCGGGACGCTCCCGAAACGGATGACGCCTGCCCGGCAGAGGGTCGTGGATGTGGCCCGGGACGGCCTCGTGCGCCTGAAGCGGGACCTCGCCCAGGAGGCCGGCGTCAGCGCCGGGGTCCTCGACGGCCTGATCGACGAGGGCACCCTGGAGACCGTGACCCTGCTGGCTGAGCCTGCGGCCGACATCCCGGATCCGGATTTCCGCCATAACGATCTCTCGGAGGACCAGCGCGCCGCCGCCGACACTCTGGTGGCGACCCTGGCCGAGGACCATGCGCCCGTGACCCTCCTCGAGGGCGTCACTGGCTCCGGCAAGACAGAGGTTTACTTCGAGGCCGTGGCCGAGGCGATCCGGCAGGGGCGGCAGGCACTGATCCTGATGCCCGAGATCGCCCTCACGGCCCAGTTCCTCGACCGGTTCGCGGCCCGATTCAGCGTCAAGCCCGCCACGTGGCATTCGGGCGTGACGGGCCGCAAGCGCGAGAGGCTCTATGCGGGCATCGCGTCCGGGGACGTGAAGGTGGTGGCGGGCGCCCGCTCGGCCCTGTTCCTGCCCTATGCCGCGCTCGGCCTCATCGTGGTCGATGAGGAGCACGAGACCGCCTACAAGCAGGAGGACGGGGTCCATTACCACGCCCGGGACATGGCGGTGGTGCGCGGGCGGATCGAGAACGCCGCCGTCGTCCTGGCCTCCGCAACTCCCTCCATCGAGAGCCGGGTGAACGTGGAGCGCGGCCGTTACCGCCATGTGCAGCTGCCCGAGCGCTTCGGCGGGCGGCAGCTGCCCCATATCCGGGCCGTCGATCTGCGGCGGGAGCAGGTGCCCAAGGGGCGCTGGTTGTCGCCGGCCCTGGTCGCAGCCATGGAGGAAAATCTGGGCCGGGGCGAGCAGGTGCTCCTGTTCCTCAACCGCCGGGGCTACGCGCCGCTCACCCTCTGCCGGGCCTGCGCCCACCGCTACGAATGCCCCAATTGCTCCGCCTGGCTGGTGGAGCACCGCTTCCGGCGGGCCCTCGTCTGCCACCATTGCGGCCATGTGGAGCGCACGCCCCAGGCCTGCATCGCCTGCGGCAGCATCGATTCCCTGGTCTCCTGCGGACCGGGCGTGGAGCGGATCGCCGAGGAGGTGGCGGAGCTGTTCCCGGACCGGCGCGGCATCGTGCTCTCCAGCGATTTTCCGGGCGGGACCGAGCGCCTGCGCCGGGAGCTCGCGGCCATCGCGGCGGGCGAGTTCGACATCGTGATCGGGACCCAGCTGGTCGCCAAGGGGCACAACTTCCCGCTCATGACCCTGGTCGGCGTGCTCGATGCGGATATCGGCCTGACCTCCGGCGACCCCCGGGCGGCGGAGCGCACCTTCCAGCTCCTCCAGCAGGTCACGGGCCGTGCGGGACGCGGCGAGAAGCCGGGCCGGGCCCTGGTCCAGACCTGGCAGCCGGACCACCCGGTCATCGCGGCCCTGGTCTCGGGCGATGCCGAGCGATTCTACCGGGAGGAGACCCGGGTGCGCGAGTTGGCGGGCCTGCCGCCCTTCGGGCGCCTGGCCTCCCTCATCGTGTCGGCGGCCGAGCGCGAGGCCGCAGAGGCCCATGCCCGGGCCATGGCCCGAATCGCCGAGCCGCCGCCCGGAGTCGCGGTTCTGGGGCCCGCAGAGGCGCCCCTCGCGCTGATCCGAGGCCGCTACCGCTTCCGCCTCCTGGTGAAGACCGAGCGGGAGGTGGACCTCCAGGGCTACCTGCGCGCCTGGATGGCGCGCTGCCCCAAGGCCAAAGGCAATACCCGCGTCACCATCGACGTGGACCCCCAGAGCTTTTTGTGA
- a CDS encoding tyrosine recombinase XerC, giving the protein MSSSDSPSALDLVLPGAADTRQEAMQWLASLAKERRLSPKTVEAYARDLRQFLTFLTGHLGEPPSVRAILELKPLDIRSFLAARRMGSVQSRSLMRQLAALRSFARHLEREGHGTASAFAAIRTPKVDRNLPRPLSAASAVAVTDTELRAGENRKPWILARDAAVLSLLYGAGLRISEALGLQRRDAPVNGIDSITVTGKGGKMRSVPVISPIQRAVEDYLHLCPYALPPEGPLFVGARGGPLSPRIIQLAVEELRGALGLPASATPHALRHSFATHLLARGGDLRGIQELLGHASLSTTQLYTKVDATRLMDAFDSAHPRARRK; this is encoded by the coding sequence ATGTCAAGCAGCGATTCCCCGTCCGCCCTCGATCTCGTCCTGCCCGGCGCGGCCGATACGCGCCAGGAGGCGATGCAGTGGCTCGCCTCCCTGGCCAAGGAGCGGCGGCTTTCGCCCAAGACCGTGGAGGCCTATGCCCGCGACCTGCGGCAGTTCCTGACCTTTCTCACCGGGCATCTCGGCGAGCCGCCCTCCGTGAGGGCGATCCTGGAGCTCAAGCCCCTCGACATCCGCTCCTTCCTGGCGGCGAGGCGCATGGGATCGGTGCAGAGCCGCTCGCTCATGCGCCAGCTCGCGGCGCTTCGCTCCTTTGCGCGCCATCTGGAGCGGGAGGGCCACGGCACGGCCTCGGCCTTCGCGGCGATTCGCACTCCGAAGGTCGACAGGAACCTGCCCCGCCCCCTCTCGGCCGCCTCCGCCGTCGCCGTGACGGACACGGAGCTGCGGGCGGGGGAGAACCGGAAACCCTGGATCCTGGCGCGGGACGCGGCGGTCCTGTCCCTGCTCTACGGGGCGGGTCTGCGCATCTCCGAGGCGCTCGGGCTCCAGCGCCGGGATGCCCCCGTCAACGGCATCGATTCGATCACGGTCACGGGCAAGGGCGGCAAGATGCGCAGCGTCCCCGTGATCTCGCCGATCCAGCGGGCCGTGGAGGATTATCTCCACCTGTGCCCCTATGCGCTGCCGCCGGAGGGCCCGCTCTTCGTCGGCGCGAGAGGCGGCCCGCTCTCGCCGCGAATCATCCAGCTCGCCGTGGAGGAGCTGCGCGGCGCCCTCGGCCTGCCGGCCAGCGCGACACCCCACGCCCTGCGCCACTCCTTTGCGACCCATCTCCTGGCCCGGGGCGGCGACCTGCGCGGCATCCAGGAACTCCTGGGCCACGCCTCGCTCTCGACGACCCAGCTCTACACCAAGGTCGATGCCACCCGCCTCATGGACGCTTTCGATTCGGCCCATCCCCGGGCGCGGAGGAAATAG
- a CDS encoding F0F1 ATP synthase subunit delta: MAQSGSQEGPLLSGVAMRYASALFELAQEANAVDAVAGDLGRFGRLIQESADLQRLIRNPVFTAEEQAGAISAILDRAGVSGLAGNFIRLVASKRRLFALPDMIRAYGDLVADAKGIVRAQVTLAEAPSDKVMNDIKAALRDVAKADVALDVKIDPSLIGGLIVKIGSRMVDASVRTKLNSIRLAMKEVR; this comes from the coding sequence GTGGCGCAAAGCGGTTCGCAAGAAGGACCCCTCCTGTCGGGCGTAGCGATGCGCTACGCCTCGGCGCTGTTCGAACTCGCTCAGGAAGCGAATGCCGTGGACGCCGTCGCGGGCGATCTCGGCCGCTTCGGACGGCTGATTCAGGAAAGCGCGGATCTGCAGCGTCTGATCCGCAACCCGGTCTTCACGGCCGAGGAGCAGGCAGGCGCCATCAGCGCCATCCTCGATCGGGCGGGCGTTTCCGGCCTCGCCGGCAACTTCATCCGGCTCGTGGCGTCCAAGCGCCGCCTGTTCGCCCTGCCGGATATGATCCGGGCCTATGGCGATCTCGTGGCAGACGCCAAGGGCATCGTCCGTGCCCAGGTGACCCTGGCCGAGGCGCCTTCCGACAAGGTGATGAACGATATCAAGGCGGCGCTGCGCGACGTCGCCAAGGCTGACGTCGCCCTCGACGTCAAAATCGACCCGAGCCTCATCGGCGGGCTGATCGTGAAGATCGGCTCCCGCATGGTGGATGCCTCGGTGCGCACCAAACTCAATTCCATTCGTCTAGCGATGAAAGAGGTCCGCTGA
- a CDS encoding thymidine kinase, whose amino-acid sequence MAKLHFLYSVMNAGKTTHLLQVRYNYIENGGHVLLFTSLIDDRFGIGQVRSRIGIEADAIPLKSTDDIGALVAAEHAQRPVTAVLIDEVQFMTADQARQLAWIVDELNVPVMAYGLKNNVYGTLFSEAIAVIMALADDFQEIKQLCHCGRKATMILKYDRNGEAVRSGEVIEIGGEGRYVSVCRSHWTKGDIGPAARQLLTATAAE is encoded by the coding sequence ATGGCGAAGCTTCACTTCCTCTACTCGGTGATGAATGCAGGCAAGACCACCCATCTCCTGCAGGTTCGCTACAACTACATCGAGAACGGCGGCCATGTGCTGCTGTTCACGAGCCTCATCGACGACCGGTTCGGCATCGGCCAGGTTCGGTCCCGCATCGGGATCGAGGCGGACGCAATCCCGCTGAAGAGCACGGACGATATCGGCGCGCTGGTCGCTGCGGAACATGCGCAGCGGCCGGTCACGGCCGTCCTCATCGACGAGGTCCAGTTCATGACCGCCGACCAGGCGCGCCAGCTCGCCTGGATCGTGGACGAGCTGAACGTGCCGGTCATGGCCTACGGGCTCAAGAACAATGTCTACGGCACCCTGTTCAGCGAGGCGATCGCCGTCATCATGGCGCTCGCGGACGATTTCCAGGAAATCAAGCAGCTCTGCCATTGCGGCCGCAAGGCCACGATGATCCTCAAATACGACCGCAACGGCGAGGCCGTTCGCTCCGGCGAGGTGATCGAGATCGGCGGCGAGGGCCGCTACGTCTCTGTCTGCCGCTCCCACTGGACCAAAGGCGACATCGGCCCCGCGGCCCGGCAATTGCTGACCGCCACGGCGGCGGAATAG